TCCGGAGGGGACAGGATTTCAATACTTGTCTTTGATGAGATTGATGCAGGGATTGGCGGAAAAGCAGCAGACACTGTAGGAGGCAAGCTAAAGGCCCTTTCAAAAAATCATCAGGTAATATGCATTACCCATCTTCCACAGATTGCATCTTACGGGGACATGCATCTCAAAATAGAAAAGACAGTGAAAGCCGGCAGGACAGCAGTAAAGGTTAGAAGCATTGCGGGAGACGACAGGGTAATGGAACTTGCCAGGATGCTCAGCGGTGGTGATTCCGAAGTATCAATAGAACACGCAAAAGAGATGTTAAGGAATAAAACTAAAAAGGCTGCGGGCAGGGCATAAATGAAAGGTAAAATCATAATCAACAGGGATGTCTGCAAGGGATGCGGCTATTGCATAATGGCCTGTCCCAAAGGTGTAATCACCCTTGAGAAAAATTTCAATGCAATGGGCTATTACCCGGCATGTCCTGTCAACATTGAAAAATGCAATGGCTGCGGGCTATGCTCTACCGTGTGCCCTGATATTGCCATTGAAGTGTGGAGAGATGAAAAGGAGACAAAATTTGCAGAAAATATTAATGAAGGGCAATGAGGCATTGGCAGAGGCTGCCATACAGGCAGGCTGCAGGCTTTATGCTGGCTATCCCATAACCCCGCAGAATGAAGTGCCTGAATATATGTCATGGCGGATGCCTGAGGTTGGAGGGGTCTTTATTCAGGCAGAGAGCGAGCTTTCTGCTATAAATATGGTCTACGGAGCCGCTGCAACAGGGGCAAGGGCAATGACCTCATCGAGCAGTCCTGGTATAAGCCTTAAGCAGGAGGGGATATCCTACCTTGCTGGAGCAGAGCTGCCGGCTGTAATTGCGAATATACAGAGGGGAGGGCCTGGGCTCGGAAATATTTCAGGAAGTCAGGCTGATTACTTCCAGGCAGTAAAAGGCGGGGGGCATGGAGATTACAGGCTTCTTGTCTATGCGCCATGGAATCTGCAGGAGATGTGGGACCTTACAATGAGGGCCTTTGATAAGGCTGATGAATATAGAAACCCGGTTATGATTCTCAGTGATGGGATTCTTGGGCAGATGATGGAGCCCATGGTGACAACCACTTATGAGCCAAAAGACCTGCCGCCCAAGGATTGGGCCATTACAGGGTGCGCTAAAAGAGAGCCCAATGTTATCAAGTCCCTATGGATGAAAGAGGGGGCTCTTGAGGAAAGAAACTGGCATCTAAAAGAGAAGTATGACAGGATGAAGGAAAAAGAGGTTATGTATGATGCCATGTTGGTTGATGATGCTACTTTTATAGTTGTTGCCTTTGGCATGGCTGCGAGGATTGCATCCTCTGCAGTGAGAAATCTGAGGAGAGAGGGTCTTAAGGTCGGCCTTTTCAGACCTGTTACACTTTTCCCGTTTCCTGAAAGAGCGCTCGGAAAGCTTGCCGACGGAAAAAGGTTTCTCACAATTGAGATGAATCTCGGGCAGATGGTAGAGGATGTGAGACTTTCTGTATGCAGAAAGTCTGAAGTGGATTTCTATGGAAGGCCAGGAGGCGCAATAATGTCGCCTGAGGAGCTTTACGAGGTAATTAAAACAAAGGTCACAAGTTGATACACGCTAATGCCTTATCTCTTATTGGCAACACACCGATTGTCAGGTTAAACCGCATTCCAGGCCCTGAAAATGCAGAGATATGGGCAAAGCTCGAGGGCTTTAATCCAGGTGGTTCTGTTAAAGACAGGATTGCGCTCTCGATGATAGAGGCAGCAGAAAGGGATGGGAAGCTAAGGCCTGGTGGAACGATTGTAGAGCCAACAAGTGGAAATACAGGGATTGGTCTTGCCTTAGTTGCTGCTGTCAAGGGATACAGGTTAATACTTACAATGTCTGAGACAATGAGCCTTGAACGCAGACTTCTCCTTCAGGCATATGGCGCTGACCTTGTCCTTACAGAGGGCGGCAGAGGAATGATGGGCGCTGTGGAGAAGGCAGAGGAAATACTGAAGAAGAATCCCTATCATTTCATGCCCATGCAGTTCGAAAATCCAGCAAATCCGGAAATACACAGAAGGACAACTGCACTGGAGATAATCAACGACATTGGTGTTCCAGAAGCCTTTGTTGCTGGAGTTGGAACAGGAGGGACAATAACAGGTATAGGCGAGGTGCTGAAGGACAGGAAACCTGATACATGGGTTGTTGCAGTCGAGCCAGCCTATTCTGCTGTGCTCTCAGGAGGTGAACCAGGCACCCACAGGATTGCCGGAATCGGCGCAGGGTTTTACCCAGGAGTTTTAAACACAAAAATTTATGATGAAATAATTCCTATCACTGACGAGGATGCTGAGGATATGGCGCGAAGGCTTGCTAAAGAAGAAGGCCTCCTTGTTGGTATCTCCTCCGGAGCTGCCCTATGGGCTGCTCTTAAAATTGCGAGGAAGTTTGGAAAGAACAAAAGGGTTGCAGTAATCTTCCCTGACAGAGGAGACAGATACTTAAGTACAGGGCTTTTCAACTCCGCATCTCCGTAGGGTCTCACCGAAAAATAGGCATAGAGCAGACAGTTTCAAAATTTCTATAATCGACAAATTATTTATATTCTGTTTTAGCCTTTCAGTTTCAATGTTTTTTGTCAAATCCATAACGTCTTTTTTATAAGGTGTCGTATAGAAATTTTGAAACTGTCTGCTCTATGTAATTTATTGGTATTACTAAATTTTAAAGTTCTACATCTATTTTTAGGTCTCACCGTTTCTTGACACGTTCTCATTTAAGATGTTAAGGTTTTTGAATTGAGCTAAACCATATTTTTCTGGAGAAACCTATATTTAAATTATGAAAACTGATTACAAGGAAACCCTGAACTTACCCAAGACTGAATTTCCGATGAAGGCGAATCTCACGCAGAAAGAGCCTGAGATACTGAACTTATGGGGAAAACACGCTACCTACCAGAAAATGCAGGAGCAGAACAAGTCCAGCGAGCCATACATTCTACATGACGGCCCCCCCTATGCCAACGGGCACATCCACATAGGCCATGCCCTTAATAAAATCCTCAAGGATATAATTGTCAAATACAAATCCATGATGGATTTTTATTCGCCGTTTGTGCCAGGATGGGACTGCCATGGGCTTCCCATAGAGCATCAGGTTGACAAAAATCTTGGCTCAAAAAAAGAAGACATATCAGTCCTCGAAAAGAGAAGGCTGTGCAGGGAATATGCCTCTAAATTTGTCGGCATTCAAAAGGATGAGTTTATCAGGCTTGGCGTCTTTGGTGACTGGGATAATCCATATCTGACTATGGCCTTTCCATACGAGGCAGCTATTATAAAGGAATTCGGCCTTTTTCTGAAAAAAGGTTATGTCTATAAAGGCAAAAAGCCTGTGCACTGGTGCCCGTCCTGTGTTACAGCCCTCGCA
This Nitrospirota bacterium DNA region includes the following protein-coding sequences:
- a CDS encoding ferredoxin family protein, which encodes MKGKIIINRDVCKGCGYCIMACPKGVITLEKNFNAMGYYPACPVNIEKCNGCGLCSTVCPDIAIEVWRDEKETKFAENINEGQ
- a CDS encoding 3-methyl-2-oxobutanoate dehydrogenase subunit VorB, whose product is MQKILMKGNEALAEAAIQAGCRLYAGYPITPQNEVPEYMSWRMPEVGGVFIQAESELSAINMVYGAAATGARAMTSSSSPGISLKQEGISYLAGAELPAVIANIQRGGPGLGNISGSQADYFQAVKGGGHGDYRLLVYAPWNLQEMWDLTMRAFDKADEYRNPVMILSDGILGQMMEPMVTTTYEPKDLPPKDWAITGCAKREPNVIKSLWMKEGALEERNWHLKEKYDRMKEKEVMYDAMLVDDATFIVVAFGMAARIASSAVRNLRREGLKVGLFRPVTLFPFPERALGKLADGKRFLTIEMNLGQMVEDVRLSVCRKSEVDFYGRPGGAIMSPEELYEVIKTKVTS
- the cysK gene encoding cysteine synthase A, which codes for MIHANALSLIGNTPIVRLNRIPGPENAEIWAKLEGFNPGGSVKDRIALSMIEAAERDGKLRPGGTIVEPTSGNTGIGLALVAAVKGYRLILTMSETMSLERRLLLQAYGADLVLTEGGRGMMGAVEKAEEILKKNPYHFMPMQFENPANPEIHRRTTALEIINDIGVPEAFVAGVGTGGTITGIGEVLKDRKPDTWVVAVEPAYSAVLSGGEPGTHRIAGIGAGFYPGVLNTKIYDEIIPITDEDAEDMARRLAKEEGLLVGISSGAALWAALKIARKFGKNKRVAVIFPDRGDRYLSTGLFNSASP